In Zingiber officinale cultivar Zhangliang chromosome 3B, Zo_v1.1, whole genome shotgun sequence, a single window of DNA contains:
- the LOC122056012 gene encoding inositol-tetrakisphosphate 1-kinase 1-like isoform X1 — MRLNGEVSCIRHEEEEQEEEAEERVPLTLLAPPPSQKLVVGYALTSKKVKSFLQPKLEGLARKKGIIFVAIDHCQPLGNQGPFDIVLHKLTGKEWQQLLEDYWEKHPEVTVLDPPAAIKHLRNRQSMLQDVADLNLSDCYGKVGIPRQLIITKDPSSIPDAVNKAGLSLPLVVKPLVADGSAKSHELSLAYDEVSLSKLDPPLVLQEFVNHGGVLFKVYIVGETIKFPRVSCAAASADDAELDPGVAELPPRPLLENLCRELRHRLGLRLFNIDIIREHGTKGRFYVIDINYFPGYSKMSGYEHIFTDFLLSLVQSKLKR, encoded by the exons ATGAGGTTGAACGGAGAAGTCTCGTGCATCCGACATGAGGAGGAGGAGCAGGAGGAGGAAGCCGAAGAGAGGGTTCCCCTTACGTTGCTCGCGCCTCCGCCGTCGCAGAAACTTGTCGTGGGTTACGCTCTGACGTCGAAGAAGGTCAAGAGTTTTTTGCAGCCTAAGCTGGAAGGATTGGCGAG GAAGAAGGGAATTATATTTGTTGCCATTGACCACTGCCAACCACTTGGAAATCAAGGCCCTTTTGACATTGTTCTCCACAAG TTGACTGGAAAAGAGTGGCAACAACTCCTAGAG GATTACTGGGAAAAACATCCAGAAGTTACTGTACTTGATCCACCAGCTGCAATAAAACATTTGCGTAATCGCCAATCGATGCTCCAAGATGTGGCTGATCTGAATCTGTCGGACTGCTATG GCAAAGTTGGCATTCCTAGGCAACTTATCATCACAAAAGATCCTTCATCAATTCCAGATGCTGTTAACAAGGCTGGGCTAAGTCTACCATTAG TTGTCAAGCCTTTAGTAGCCGATGGAAGTGCAAAATCACATGAACTATCACTTGCCTATGACGAAGTATCCTTGTCAAAACTTGACCCTCCTTTGGTTCTCCAAGAATTTGTTAACCATG GTGGGGTCCTCTTTAAGGTCTATATCGTTGGGGAGACAATAAAG TTTCCAAGAGTTTCTTGTGCTGCTGCATCTGCAGATGACGCAGAATTGGACCCTGGTGTTGCTG AACTTCCTCCAAGACCTTTGCTTGAGAACCTATGTAGGGAGCTCCGTCATAGACTG GGCCTTCGATTATTCAACATAGATATAATTAGAGAGCATGGAACTAAAGGCCGATTTTATGTCATTGATATCAATTATTTTCCTG GCTATAGTAAAATGTCTGGCTATGAACACATATTCACTGATTTCCTCCTCAGCCTGGTACAAAGCAAGCTCAAAAGGTGA
- the LOC122056012 gene encoding inositol-tetrakisphosphate 1-kinase 3-like isoform X2 produces the protein MLQDVADLNLSDCYGKVGIPRQLIITKDPSSIPDAVNKAGLSLPLVVKPLVADGSAKSHELSLAYDEVSLSKLDPPLVLQEFVNHGGVLFKVYIVGETIKVVRRFSLPDVNKCEPLNNTGVFQFPRVSCAAASADDAELDPGVAELPPRPLLENLCRELRHRLGLRLFNIDIIREHGTKGRFYVIDINYFPGYSKMSGYEHIFTDFLLSLVQSKLKR, from the exons ATGCTCCAAGATGTGGCTGATCTGAATCTGTCGGACTGCTATG GCAAAGTTGGCATTCCTAGGCAACTTATCATCACAAAAGATCCTTCATCAATTCCAGATGCTGTTAACAAGGCTGGGCTAAGTCTACCATTAG TTGTCAAGCCTTTAGTAGCCGATGGAAGTGCAAAATCACATGAACTATCACTTGCCTATGACGAAGTATCCTTGTCAAAACTTGACCCTCCTTTGGTTCTCCAAGAATTTGTTAACCATG GTGGGGTCCTCTTTAAGGTCTATATCGTTGGGGAGACAATAAAGGTCGTTCGTCGGTTTTCCCTTCCTGATGTTAATAAGTGTGAACCATTAAACAACACTGGTGTCTTTCAGTTTCCAAGAGTTTCTTGTGCTGCTGCATCTGCAGATGACGCAGAATTGGACCCTGGTGTTGCTG AACTTCCTCCAAGACCTTTGCTTGAGAACCTATGTAGGGAGCTCCGTCATAGACTG GGCCTTCGATTATTCAACATAGATATAATTAGAGAGCATGGAACTAAAGGCCGATTTTATGTCATTGATATCAATTATTTTCCTG GCTATAGTAAAATGTCTGGCTATGAACACATATTCACTGATTTCCTCCTCAGCCTGGTACAAAGCAAGCTCAAAAGGTGA
- the LOC122056012 gene encoding inositol-tetrakisphosphate 1-kinase 3-like isoform X3 translates to MRLNGEVSCIRHEEEEQEEEAEERVPLTLLAPPPSQKLVVGYALTSKKVKSFLQPKLEGLARKKGIIFVAIDHCQPLGNQGPFDIVLHKLTGKEWQQLLELFRRVHRFCTMLELNLFIEIEVLLNGKPKRFAHLLNYLQNLFSLHLINCSKKMITLIPSAPHSPFPSYVKGGLLGKTSRSYCT, encoded by the exons ATGAGGTTGAACGGAGAAGTCTCGTGCATCCGACATGAGGAGGAGGAGCAGGAGGAGGAAGCCGAAGAGAGGGTTCCCCTTACGTTGCTCGCGCCTCCGCCGTCGCAGAAACTTGTCGTGGGTTACGCTCTGACGTCGAAGAAGGTCAAGAGTTTTTTGCAGCCTAAGCTGGAAGGATTGGCGAG GAAGAAGGGAATTATATTTGTTGCCATTGACCACTGCCAACCACTTGGAAATCAAGGCCCTTTTGACATTGTTCTCCACAAG TTGACTGGAAAAGAGTGGCAACAACTCCTAGAG CTATTCAGAAGGGTACATAGATTCTGCACCATGCTAGAACTCAATTTATTCATCGAAATTGAAGTATTGctcaatggtaaacctaaaaggTTTGCCCATCTCTTGAATTACTTACAAAATTTGTTCTCTCTCCATCTGATTAATTGTAGCAAAAAGATGATTACGCTCATCCCAAGTGCCCCTCACAGCCCGTTCCCaagttatgtgaagggag GATTACTGGGAAAAACATCCAGAAGTTACTGTACTTGA
- the LOC122056013 gene encoding leishmanolysin-like peptidase gives MMLCRPSASNAIILSFTQITIFFLLVSFGRTSAESHNNYPYLRQNLETVEGDAYLMHSCIHDEILHQRRRPGRKEYSVTPQVYHEHSFSRSQRSGRRALLQVSKTPTLQKDSKQPIRIYLNYDAVGHSYDRDCLNVGDLVKLGEPSATSVPRSSVCTPNGDRPVFADCWYNCTLEDISGEDKKQRLKKALGQTAEWFRRALAVEPVKGNLRLSGYSACGQDGGVQLPHEYVEDGVADTDLVLLVTTRPTTGNTLAWAVACERDQWGRAIAGHVNVAPRHLTAEAETLLSATLIHEVMHVLGFDPHAFAHFHDERKRRRSQVTVQVMDEKLGRAVTRIVLPRVVMHARYHYGAFSENFTGLELEDGGGRGTSGSHWEKRLLMNEIMTGSVDTRSVVSEMTLALLEDSGWYQANYSIAERLDWGRNQGTEFITSPCNHWKGAYQCNTTQLSGCTYNREAEGYCPIVSYNGDLPKWAQYFPQANKGGQSSLADYCTYFVAYSDGSCTDTSSARPPDRMLGEVRGSNSRCMASSLVRTGFVRGSMTQGNGCYQHRCANNTLEVAVDGIWKACLQAGGPVQFQGFSGELICPPYHELCRGVPMSVNSPCPGYCSFNGDCINGQCHCFLGFRGENCGERSCPGNCSGHGTCHPNGICECENGQTGIDCSTAVCDEQCSRHGGVCDNGVCEFRCSDYAGYTCQNSSSLLPSLSLCGDVLDQDVFGQHCAPSELSILQQLEAAVVMPNYNRLMPSIHSLFSILDNSYCAAAAKRLACWISIQRCDKDGDNRLRVCHSACQSYNEACGAALDCLDQTLFSSEESEGQCTGFGDTVPWWIRRFGNLYLQRRRKL, from the exons ATGATGTTATGCCGACCTAGTGCAAGCAATGCTATTATACTGAGTTTTACTCAGATCACG ATATTTTTCCTTCTGGTGAGTTTTGGAAGAACTAGTGCAGAATCCCATAATAATTATCCATATCTTCGGCAAAATTTGGAAACTGTGGAGGGAGATGCTTATCTCATGCACTCATGCATCCATGATGAGATACTCCATCAGAGGCGCCGCCCTGGTCGAAAAGAGTACTCAGTTACTCCACAAGTTTACCATGAACATAGTTTCTCAAGATCACAACGTAGTGGTAGAAGAGCTTTGCTTCAGGTGTCTAAAACACCTACATTACAAAAGGATTCAAAACAGCCTATCAGGATATATTTAAATTATGATGCTGTGGGTCATTCTTATGATAGGGATTGCTTAAATGTTGGAGATCTTGTGAAG CTTGGTGAACCTTCTGCAACATCAGTTCCAAGAAGCTCTGTGTGCACCCCTAATGGAGATAGGCCAGTATTTGCAGATTGTTGGTACAACTGCACATTGGAAGATATTTCAGGGGAAGATAAGAAGCAGCGTCTTAAGAAG GCACTAGGACAAACAGCAGAGTGGTTCAGAAGAGCTTTAGCAGTCGAACCTGTTAAGGGGAACTTGAGATTAAGTGGATATTCTGCATGTGGGCAGGATGGCGGTGTGCAACTTCCACATGAATATGTTGAAG ATGGTGTTGCTGACACAGACCTAGTTCTCTTGGTAACAACTAGACCCACAACTGGCAACACTCTTGCATGGGCAGTGGCATGTGAGCGAGATCAATGGGGGCGTGCTATTGCTG GTCATGTAAATGTCGCTCCTCGTCATTTAACAGCTGAGGCTGAAACATTGCTTTCAGCCACATTGATACACGAG GTGATGCATGTTTTAGGTTTTGACCCTCATGCCTTTGCACATTTCCATGATGAACGAAAGAGAAGGCGTAGCCAG GTCACTGTGCAAGTTATGGATGAGAAGCTTGGTCGTGCGGTTACACGTATTGTCCTGCCCCGAGTTGTTATGCATGCTAGATACCATTATGGG gcattttctgaaaattttactggcttagagttagaagatggaGGTGGTCGTGGTACATCAG GTTCTCATTGGGAGAAAAGACTTTTGATGAATGAAATTATGACAGGATCCGTCGATACAAGATCTGTGGTTTCAGAAATGACCTTGGCTTTATTAGAGGATAGTGGATGGTACCAGGCTAATTATAGCATAGCTGAGCGCCTTGATTGGGGTAGGAATCAAGGAACTGAGTTTATTACTTCTCCTTGCAATCATTGGAAGGGGGCATACCAATGTAACACAACTCAGTTGTCCGGCTGTACATACAACAGGGAGGCTGAAGGATATTGTCCTATTGTAAGTTATAATGGAGATTTGCCTAAATGGGCTCAATATTTTCCACAAGCTAATAAAG GTGGACAATCATCATTGGCAGACTATTGCACATATTTTGTTGCCTATTCTGATGGTTCTTGCACAGACACTAGTAGCGCACGTCCTCCTGATAGAATGTTGGGCGAGGTTCGAGGAAGTAACTCAAG GTGCATGGCTTCATCATTGGTGCGCACAGGCTTTGTTAGGGGATCTATGACTCAGGGAAATGGTTGTTATCAACATAGATGTGCAAATAACACACTAGAG GTTGCTGTGGATGGTATTTGGAAGGCATGCCTACAGGCTGGTGGTCCTGTTCAGTTCCAAGGATTTAGTG GTGAGTTGATATGCCCACCCTATCATGAGTTGTGCCGTGGCGTACCTATGTCTGTAAACAGCCCATGTCCTGGTTATTGTAGTTTTAATGGTGATTGCATTAATGGGCAGTGCCATTGCTTTCTTGGTTTTCGTGGCGAGAATTGCGGCGAAA GATCATGTCCAGGAAACTGTAGTGGACATGGTACCTGTCATCCAAATGGGATCTGTGAATGCGAAAATGGTCAGACTGGCATCGATTGCTCTACCG CTGTATGTGATGAGCAGTGCAGTCGCCATGGAGGAGTATGCGACAATGGTGTGTGTGAATTCCGCTGCTCTGATTACGCCGGCTATACTTGCCAGAATAGCTCATCGTTGCTGCCTAGCCTTTCTCTCTGTGGTGACGTACTAGATCAGGATGTTTTTGGACAACACTGTGCACCAAGTGAGCTGAGCATACTGCAGCAGCTGGAAGCCGCCGTTGTAATGCCAAACTACAACCGCTTGATGCCCAGCATTCACTCGCTCTTTAGCATCCTTGACAACAGCTACTGTGCTGCAGCAGCCAAGCGACTCGCCTGTTGG
- the LOC122056011 gene encoding phosphatidylinositol transfer protein 3-like, translating into MRNSHKEKDDEAIKEQKIKDLRAAIGPLSGRASMFCDDLCLARYLEARNWNVDKAKKMLQDTLKWRATYKPEEIRWHEIAREGETGKVYRADFHDRDGRTVLVLRPGKQNTSSQDNQLRHLVYLLENAIINLSEDQKQMIWLIDFTGWSLTNSVPIRTARETAHILQSHYPERLGAAYLYNPPRIFETFWKIVKYFLDPKTFQKVKFVYLKNEESVTLFTKNFEPEVLPEDYGGKSKTQYNYEEFSKLMMKDDIKADAIWGLDDKHASLSGHRVAPEPEHCTAQAT; encoded by the exons ATTAAAGATCTCCGTGCAGCAATTGGACCCTTGTCAGGGCGGGCTTCCATGTTCTGCGACGATTTATGTCTGGCGAGATACTTGGAAGCTAGGAACTGGAATGTTGATAAGGCGAAGAAAATGTTGCAAGATACACTCAAGTGGAGAGCAACTTACAAACCTGAAGAAATTCGTTGG CATGAAATTGCCAGAGAAGGTGAAACTGGGAAAGTGTATCGAGCAGATTTCCATGACCGAGATGGGCGAACTGTACTTGTACTGAGACCAGGGAAACAA AACACATCGTCGCAAGACAATCAACTCAGGCATCTGGTGTATCTCCTAGAGAATGCCATCATCAACTTATCCGAGGACCAAAAGCAAATGATTTGGTTAATAGACTTTACTGGATGGTCATTGACCAACTCAGTCCCTATTCGGACTGCTCGAGAAACAGCACACATTTTGCAGAGCCACTACCCTGAGAGGCTCGGAGCTGCTTACTTGTATAACCCTCCTAGAATTTTCGAAACATTTTGGAAG ATAGTCAAATATTTCTTGGACCCCAAAACATTTCAGAAAGTGAAGTTTGTGTACCTAAAGAACGAGGAAAGTGTGACACTCTTCACAAAGAACTTTGAACCTGAGGTGCTACCTGAAGATTACGGAGGAAAGAGTAAAACGCAATACAACTACGAGGAGTTCTCCAAGTTGATGATGAAGGATGACATTAAGGCTGATGCGATTTGGGGATTGGATGATAAGCATGCCTCCTTGTCTGGTCATCGTGTTGCACCAGAACCCGAACATTGCACCGCACAAGCAACTTGA